From Daucus carota subsp. sativus chromosome 6, DH1 v3.0, whole genome shotgun sequence:
GTCTGTGGTACTCTGTCATGTCACCTTATGAGGACAAATTCCTTGATGTAAGATTTACTGGCAAAGTACTTGGGTCTGTCACAGTTACCCTTGAAGAAGGTTGGACACCTTTTTATTACTGATTACCTTTAAATTGTATATCTACTTAATGTGTCACCTTTATCTCGTTTGAATCTTTACCCTGAACCTCTTTGTTTTGCAGATTTTCAGCAATGGCGTGTTGTTTGTCTAGCAGTGGGGTTTGTGTTACAGCTGTTGGCACCTATTGTCAGCAGTTGGGTTCCATTTTACTATAGCAGTTCAATGGCTATCGGGATTTTCCTTGTTGTCATTATTCTACTTTTTCAGGTATCTAGTTTGAAATGTTTTATTGAATACATTGCACTTTTCTTCTGTGTTTCTGACCTACATTTTTCTGCATGTAGTTGTAACTTCTATGCATAATATGATTCACTAATGTgctttttatatttagaaaaaattgaaGAATCAGCGGTTTTTGGATTGCTTAGATTTCATCTTGTTTTTACTACTTCAAATTCTATTTTCCTTGTTGCCAAATACCATGTCGTTTGAATAAAGTAGTGAATGATATACTGGGATAAGCGGGATGGATTGccagagtgtgtgtgtgtgtgtttgtgtgtaacAGTTGGTTTAATttgcttttaatttttgaaGTCCTAaaaatactgtataaaaacatgCAATTTGAGAATACTGCGTTAGAATATATTCATATGCTTATATGGAACAAGACAGAAAATTTTATTCTTCCCAATACATTAGTACCATGTTTGGAAAAACAACTAAAGAGTATGTCGAACacatttattattgtttttgaataattaaattcgaggaaatttcattttttttgttcttctaTAAATAAATAGCAAAAAATTGCATATTGATGTACTTGTGTTTGCATCACCTTATAGGGAATGAAATTGTTACCTACTGGCCGGAAAAATTTCCTCTACCTGTCCATATACACATCAGTTGTAAGTGCCTTTTGCTTttacttaattatattttttattttttaattatgaatttattttctGTTGCTAACTTATCTTTATTTCTATGTCAGTTCGGAGCAGGATCCTACTTGCTACATCAGTTTTCAATAATGATCAATTCCATTCTTCTTAATTTTGGATTCAGTGAGGAGATGCACAATCCTGTAAGTCATTAAATAGGCTCTTCCTCcccttaattttatattatcctaTTTATTCTTCCCTCACAATAAGCAACAAGCTGGGTACAGAAACTTAAAGCCATAAGATATTTTTGAAACCTGTGGTCTGCATGCAGAATGTCGATAGTGCGCATTTGATTATCAGCCTTGGAAGGTGTTCCTTGTTTAATTTAGTTCTCAgggaaaaacatataaaatgaaCAGACATCATGATCCCCAAGTCATGGAACtttaaatgtaaaatttaaacatttaaaGTGCGGATTCTGCATACTCAAGAATTTTTAAACTAGACATGTACGTCCATAACATTGGTCAATCCATTAATTTGAGGGTCTTAGAGGACCTCTCTCAGTGATGCAAATATTTGAAGTTGAGGACATTACAATGAAGAACTGCAATTGACTAGTCAACTTGGGTTTCAGTATGTAGAATTTAcaatttagttaaaaatattaaatatgtaagAAATTTAGCTGTGCATATTCCTTTTTGTATGTAATTAACTTTTCCTTTTAACTATTCTCCAGTTTTCAACTGGATTTACTATTATGAGTTTGTTACATATTTGTCTGTTGGGCCACAGGTTTCTCTTCTTGTGGGGCTTTTGATTGGTCTTGCTGGAGCTGCTCTAGGGTTATGGCTTGTGCGGAAGTTTGTAATTTCAGATGATGGAAGTGTGGATGATGGCGTAGCTCAGTTTGTGAAATGGGCCATGCGCTTAGTTGGCTTTACGTGTGTTTTCCAGGTGATTTACTTGTGTAATCTATTTGTTAAAATTGCCGTGCTGAGGTATTAGAGACCTTGTAGTTCTCGGTCTTCCTGCATTACTATTTAACTTTGCTTGAGCACTATTAGAAAAGATTCTTCTTAGTTACAAGAAAGGCAAAAATGTTTGCTTTCTGGGTAAGCAAGTTTTTTCTCACCTTGTTAGGGTTCATATAATCTTAGTGGTTGGAAATATAATCTGTCCTGTTGTTGTCCCGATTCTATTCTGGTGTTGAGAAATGATATATCTAGCGGTTTGTTTACAACTGAATAATTACACAAATTTATGGCTCTATTATTACGAGTCGAGTTCTTAAATAGATTaggtaatataataatttgacaATGTACTATATATGTGTGTCTCTTACACAATATATGTAGAGAACAGCAGCCTACTTGCGTGTAAATCTCTTTGCCATGGATTGTAAATATACCTTGCTGTATGCATATAGACTACAACCAACATGATTTACTTGTACAGAGTAACTTTTTTGTTGCTTGTAACCTGTGATGGTTAAATGTGCATTCTATTAAACCTGCCTAAATTATTGCAGCCTTATATGTATCATGATATTTGTTATTCCTTCAAGAAAAATTGCAGTATTTTATTTAGTTAAGAACCAGTTTTTGTTTTATTGCAGAGCACACTGGATACATCTTTGGCATTGACAGCACAGGGCATTTGTTTGATGATCTGCTTGGCATCTACTCGTTTCAAGTGGAAGAACCTAGAGTAAGTTCTATATTGACCCAATTTTAACTTCTCCCTGATCTAAACTAAGAAGACGTGTAATACCATTGTTTAAGAAAAATTGGATATTCCATTCTTCATTTAGTAAAACCTTTGCAAGATAGAAGGAGAAAAAATCATGGATTTAATtagcaaacaacaaaaaatcttGGATTATACCTCTACGTCAGCTTGCCCAATTGTAGTGGGAGAGTGTTTCCATAGGCAGAGTGAGACTGTgaggttttatatatttatatttgaattttaattctTGTAAAAAATTTGAAGAACTGACCAGCTTAACTTGAAAATCAGTTCGATATTTGTGTGAACATGTTTGTGAAGCAGAATAATCTATTCACCCCTGATAAAGTGTAAAATCTTTAGTCTCTTTTTAAGAAATTCGAATAGATGTCTGTGATTGGTAAAGCAAATTAGCgtattattagtattttacAAATCATAAATTGACGGAGTTGAGTTAGAAGTATACAGGGTGATTTCTAGTATTATGTTATCCTCAAAATATTGGGTGTCGCTATTGTGCTTGTAGGCATTTCTCATTTCATGGAAATAAAAGCCCTCGGGAACCAACTCGTGGACGAGCAACGACGAAGCAAACTCGGGCAGAATTCTTAAGTAGGCCAGGAACAACTAATCGTCGTCAAAATCTCTGGAACAGCGGGAATAGTCCAAGGAATTCAGCCAAATGGATTGATTCTCCTGTTAAAGGTAAACTTACTTTCGACTACATCTTATCTTCGTTGTACCTTCTCAGGTCCCTTATCTTGGAAAGATATACGtttatttcataataatttgcAAAATAGTTGTGCAGGATCAGTATGCCTTTTTAAAGATCTCTTTTgtaattaatgatttttttccATTCACATGCGCACACACATGTTTCATAACCTTTCCTTTGTTTGATCATGCCTTTTCAGGTTTGGTTTCCCCTCCATCGACGAAGACAGAAAATCAGCAAGACTTTTATTCAACCTTCCACAAAACGCCAAACAGAAAGAAATTCTCTAAGCAAGAATGGGAAGAATTCACCGAGGAATCTACGCGGCAGGCTCTGGCTGATTGGGCATCCTCTCCTGAGTTCACAGATTGGATTGTTAAGAATGCTGATAGAGTGAAAGTTGTTCCAGATGAAAGTTCTGATGATTCGCTGGGTAGTGGATCAGACTCCACTGACGAGGCCGCTGTGGAGACCAGCAATAATGGATTTGGTTTCTCCAAATGGCAGCAGAGAAAGTAGATAACTGAGTAAAGAGCTGTTAATTCACGTCAGTTAATCATTCCTCAGTATTTGAGGTGATTATAGGTTGTTAAATGACATAGAAGTAGAGGTAGAATATGTTAGGTGATTGGTAATTGTCCTTGCCTAGTGTTGCTCATTCGGGTACCATGCTAGCAATGATGCAAATGTGCATCTATGATAAATTCATTGTAAAAccttcatttttaaattttaatgcctgtaagtaaaaatatattgtGTTTAATCGTAAACCTTTGATCAACTCTGGAAAATTGCATCTCATGTATTGTAGAAGTATTCTTGGTGGGAAGGGGCAAACACTTCCAGGGCCGTCAGATCTATATTTCAAGGGTTCagattaaaatttcatttttttaagtatccgctataatttttCGCGGAAAGAGAAAGTCTCTATCCGTGGAAAATTATAGcagatacttaaaaaaaaaaaaaattcaatcccAACCCTTGAAATACATATCTAATGGTATGGTAATGGAGCTGTGTGTTAGATAAGACCGACAACTGACCAAAACCCTTAGAAAAATCAGTGAATAACCGTGTGTGTAGCAGTAGCATTATATGTGGCCGTTGTATCGCCGCAATGGTATTTATTTCCCCAACAAAACAAAGACCAACTGTTGATAGATATGCTGGGTTGGTGCAGGAAATAATGAATTTGTAGCAATTTCATAACTTTACTTCAACTCCATCTCTAAGCATGCTTCTTTCAACATGTCGCcattgtatttaatattttagaaaattgtcaGGGAATTAAAAGAGGAGGAAATTATATTCTCTCGTCACCACTCCACGATCTTTGAGCATAAAGAACTTGAAATATAAAGTACAGGGTCtgcttatttttttaagaaaatattaaaacacgGACTCGTAACCTTTTTCacgtatatatattttcttaacaaTCCGGCACTATTTCTCGTATTCGTAACATTTGCGGGTGGGCTCAGGCATTTGACTTTTTCTTTaaacaaaagttttaaaagttttttaaGGAATATACAGACCCGTGTTGACATTCCATATGCCtgttaaattaaatttactCAATAGCAGATACTACTCGATTAAAATAAGCCTGATTCAAATTTCTAATAACGTGTGCAAATGCTTCAAAGTTTCGTAGTTAGCCTACGTACATCACAAGCCTCCAACTTACTTAGCTGTCCGCGTTGATTTTTCATAGTATATGGATAATCTTGctttaatatatgttaaaacctacttaaatttactaatagaaatttgatttttttaatgtgTGTTTATGTACACATATTACGTGcggaattttataaatttgacttatcGATTGTCTGTATCGAATCAGAAGAAATGAAAAAGCTGCACATGCGCAGAGGCACCGAGGAATATTGGGACTGCGAAGTGGTGGTGGAGTATAAACGAGAGATGCAATTATTTCTGAAAAGGAAGCGACAAAAATTGTATGGCAAGTGAGATGACAGACACAGGCACAAGCACACCCATCAATAATTCTGCAAAAATACTGTGTGTCTTGTACCCACCAATTATTGGAGGATCGAATCCCCAGTCCTGTTGCAATTATCACTCCGTTTCATCTTTATTTAaatgcttataagttataacccaAGCTACCtctttataatttacataaGACTCTAATTTTacgtatataaaaaaaagtttattatttcttttctcCAATATGCGTTTTTTACGTGTAATCTTGAAGGTTCATGTAAAACCTGTTCAATATACGCcgacaaaaattattttagtactATATGAAATTCTCAataatgatactccctccgtctctaaatacttttcctgtttgtacttttcacgtttgccaacacacatttttaatcgttaatatctttcatttcgtagtagcattaaaaataaaaacttcactgtattaaagtactcgtgaatacgaatctaacaagatcactcatgactatatttagttttatagattagatgtaaattagtaatttgtctcatgttatgaacagtaccgacatcccaaataggaaaagaataaagagacggagggagtaagaagTTCAGAAGTTGTTTCTGATTCTTTTTCAAAAGAGAAAGTCATTTTCCTGAAAATTCactgttttattttctttttaatttttcagaaaatcagattaaaaaaacaCATGGAAATCTGTTTTTCTAAAAGTCaaataaatgatcaaaatagattttttatagagttcaaataaatgaaagaaaagtaaaaaaaaataattccacattttctaataaattaaaaaaaccttTGTCTGAGCTCTTCTTATCTACAAATTTGGTTATTTTTTCAACCCTCGCTAATGTCAAAAAGAGGCAGACACGTcaagaattataataaaaaagacTTTTCTTTACTATACTCtatattattactccctccgtttcaaattagatgttcactttaaaaaaatcacatagtttaagaaaagtgattGTTCACAAactaattgcattaaatgatcaaaatatgtggaataagattgatctaggaaatataaataagagatatgtggagtaaaattgactttggaaatatgattttgcattgaaaatcgaagtggacaagtaatttgaaacaaaaaacttttttaaaaatggacatgtaaattgaaacggagggattATCATATATCTACACACAAAATCTAAACATctgtatatctatatataattgTTCTCTCAATCTGCCTGCTTTCTTCAAGGCCataaaaagattcaatcttgaaGAATCTTTCTTATCTTACAGGCCTTGGATTCTGCGGGCAGCTCACCAAGCTTGTTTCTTCATTGCCCATCACCTATATTTGTGAATagaatcaaataaattatatacatgCTTTTGATTTTCTGAGTTTTTGTTGATTTCTTTCTTGGGGGTAATTTATAAAGCTGAAATCTTGAGTGACCCAGTTGTCGAATTCTCATGGGGTTTCTCTCAAATCCTCAAAGACGTAGCAAAAATGGAGGAGGAGAAAAGGGTTTATTTGGGTTTCAAAGTTTGATCAGAAGAAAACAGGTTGACTCTATTCATTCCAAGTCTTCTTCTAATGGTGATCATCAATTAGCTAAGGAGTTATCTATTGCTCACCTTATTGCCATTGGTATTTCTTTATATTCCTTCTTTGACTTTTTCTTTCGTTTTTTTTTGGGTTGTTTTGTGTTGTTTAATTGTTGTTGCCATATGATTTTTCTCTATTGGATTGCTCACAATCTTATTTGTTAAGGATATATGTGATCTAGTTAAGCAATTATGCTAGCACCTAAGATTTTAGGAGATGTATTGGAGCTAGGCGACACTAACTTAATATGGTTTCAGAGCTTCCGATAATATAGATCAATTATAATTTGGACAAAATGGACTCATAGGATCTTAGTGATCCACATTGTTTGAtccaataaaataattttctgagGGAGGGAGTTTTAAAGATATAGTATAAACCACTTAAGTCCCACTATGAAACCTTAACCTTAAGGAGAGCCTGTAAATTAATATGTTCCTCCCTTTGTTTTTGTTAATGACTTGGATACAGGTCTCAAGATTTGCTAATCCATTTTGTTTACTTGTTTATTCCTCTAGTTTGTTTTTTTGTGGATGTACTTACTTCTGTTGCTTGCTTTAAAAATTATAGGTGTTGGTTCGACTATTGGAGCCGGTGTTTATATTTTAGTTGGAACAGTTGCTAGAGAGCATGCCGGGCCAGCTCTAGCTCTATCCTTCTTGATTGCTGGAATAGCAGCTGCTCTTTCTGCTTTCTGCTATGCAGAGCTTGCAAGTCGATGTCCATCTGCTGGCAGTGCCTATCATTATTCTTATATATGCGTGGGAGAAGGGTAAAGTTACAAACCTTTCAGACAAGTTGTGAATATGGTCTCTCCAGcgatatttttttagttttaattaggTGTTCACTTATCCTGGTTAGGATGCTAGCTTCTAAAAACTAATCTTTAATAACATATTACAAGATGAACAATCAGCTAGGCCTTTGTGATTGTCTTTACATCGCATAATTCAGTTGCAGTTGTTTCTAAAATTAAGAGGATGCTGCCAGTGTCATTTAACGTGTGATTCTCCACTTATAGCATGACTATAGTCGCATATAGGATTAGGCTACAATGTCGTAGTTACGATATAAGTAGATAATACCATGATATTTCACATTAATAATCATTTATCTTTGCTCCATTTTCTTTTTTCGTGGATCCATCCTTTTCAAACTCATAAATTTTCACATTCGAGAAGATAGAGTGATTTAATAATTGTTTCAAATATTGCATTACACTATACATGAATATTGTAATATAAACAGATCAGTCATTTCAATGGATTATATAACATCTTACCTATATGAATCAAACTGGATCTATTATTATCTTCGAGTTATTTCTTAAATACATTGCTTAAAAATTCATATGTTATATCATGTATGAAGCCGTCATTTCCCTACAAAACCTGTGTCTGGAGCTACCACTTAGATAAGGTTTTGGGCGTTGAGCTCTACCCTGAAGTATACAATTTGGCAAAAATGAGGGGAGCCTCTTTTAGGTTTTTAAATATGCTCCAATTTCTGCATGTAACATACTGAATGCTAGATCACTAATAAAATTAACCCATCTTATCACCTTCAGTCTTGCTTGGATAATTGGGTGGGCTCTCATATTGGAATATACAATTGGTGGTTCTGCAGTTGCTCGTGGAATCTCCCCAAATCTGGTGAAGTGTTCTCTCATGTAGCATGTGTTTGGTTTGTTTCTTCCGTctgttattatgaatttataattaatgtaaCTTAAGTAATAAGTAGCTTAATTTTGCTCATCTTTGTTTTTAGTGTTGGTCATGCCGGTGGTTCCTCATAGTTTTTCCTATAACCGTATTTATACTTGTGCATGATTTGCTACAAAGTTGTGTTGGATGTGGATCTAATGTTGCAACCATAAGCATTTTATCaacaaaaaacagaaaaatattttgttcatAATTTTCCATTTAAGCTGCTTGGTTAGCGGATACATGAATAATGCTTGCAGAGCAATTAGAATTTGCTAATTCTGTTCAGATGACAGGcatgtaattttttaaatatttttgttcaaatttaacTTTTAAGAAGTAGAATCTTGTTTTGAGTTTGTGTCCACAGGATTCCAATATAAACCCTATGTGACGGTATCTCGTGCTTCTGGCATGCACTAGTCTAGGCGCTTTGAGTTATTTCTTTAATATCAGAGCTTTACCTCTTCATGTGG
This genomic window contains:
- the LOC108224545 gene encoding uncharacterized protein LOC108224545, whose protein sequence is MKISWARCILFTLFVALWISTCSSLKGVDVENPIVNFTPSFLVQPSGESKDTLSCDRIKISGKSRRKLDSYANAYRVTLVPSVVIPETLHSKIQICFHKNASLGSCQCENDNWRSVQNGLWYSVMSPYEDKFLDVRFTGKVLGSVTVTLEEDFQQWRVVCLAVGFVLQLLAPIVSSWVPFYYSSSMAIGIFLVVIILLFQGMKLLPTGRKNFLYLSIYTSVFGAGSYLLHQFSIMINSILLNFGFSEEMHNPVSLLVGLLIGLAGAALGLWLVRKFVISDDGSVDDGVAQFVKWAMRLVGFTCVFQSTLDTSLALTAQGICLMICLASTRFKWKNLEHFSFHGNKSPREPTRGRATTKQTRAEFLSRPGTTNRRQNLWNSGNSPRNSAKWIDSPVKGLVSPPSTKTENQQDFYSTFHKTPNRKKFSKQEWEEFTEESTRQALADWASSPEFTDWIVKNADRVKVVPDESSDDSLGSGSDSTDEAAVETSNNGFGFSKWQQRK